CCTCTAGGTCATCATCAATATCATTTTCAGGTCCTTCAGTTACAGTTTTGAAGGcaattgttttcttcttttcttcctgaTTTGTTTTCTTGATATGGGTTTTCTCGAATGCTATAAGATCTCTTTGCAGTTCATCATATGAAAGTGTTTAGATCTTGAGATTCGAGTGCGACTACTTTTGTATGCCAAGTTGTAGGTAAACTCCTTAGAATTTTTCAAACTTGATCGCCACTTGATTAGCATTTACCAAAGGCTTTTAGATTGCCGATAATTTTGGTGAATCTTCCAAATATTCCTCAATGGATTCTCATTCTTTCATCTGGAAGAGTTCAAAATCATAAACAAACATGTTTATCCGAGTTTCTTTCACTTTGTTGGTTCCTTCATAAGTGACTTCATATTTTTCCCACATTTCTTTGGTTGTATCACAGTTTGAAATTTTCTCATACTCTTCTCCACTTGTAGCATTGTAGAGCAAGTTTCGTGCTTTAGCATTAACTTGAACAACCATCATTTGCCCTTCTGAGTATTTATCTATATCTTTAGGATTAACGGGTGGTTGAGCTGCTGCTGTAATGGATAGTTTCCTCTTTTGGTAACGGCCATACTTTGACATCGTAGAATTTTGCATAAATTTCATTCGAACTTTCCAGGGAGAAAAGTGTTGTTTATTGAAATATGGTGGCCTCACTTTCCATGTTCCTTCATGAAAAAGTGCTCCAATAGTTACTTGATTTACCATAATCTTTTCTCACAAGCAATTAAGCAAAAAGTGGGAGACTAGCTCTGATATCAACTGAAAGGTGCAGGGGGGGGGTGAattatgatttttattttcttttgcgaGGTAGTCGACTAACTTGCATTCTAGTCGACAGGGCTTTTCAAAACTAAATATAAGAAAGTAAATTGCAAAAAGTAAATGACACAGAATATTTATACTGGTTCAGATTCAGAGTAAATTCACCTCCAATCCTCTTGGGTTGCGACGGTGATCTATTTAAAGTATGAAGTGGCTTAGTACAGATGAGTTAATATTATTATACACCAACAGCTTTTGGTCACCGTGTTCTCTCTCTTATAATCGATACAATGCATCACTAGtgttcttttctctctcttctcttCTTAGTTATAAAGGAAATTTATAGCAGACTACAGTGCTTGTTTGAAGTAGAACTAAGAGACTGAAATTAGTTTGATCTAAGTATGTCCATCCTTGGCATCTTCTGTAGAATATATATGGCGAGTTGGTCTCCTTCTTCACGGCGTGATAGTGCAATATTTGAACGGCATTAATCCAAGGGAGTTGATtgtcagaatcaatcaagatgATTTTATTTCAGAAATAGAATGGATTTTTCCTTTCGTCGCTTCCTTGATTTCCTTTCCTTGCGAATCGTTGAGAAGAATATTCTCAGAAGATCTTCTGTGTAGATGATTGATCTTCTACCCTGATTGATTGATGCCTTCCATAAATAGTTGGTTCGAATATCTACACGTTTAATCTTCTATACTGATAGATTGATCATCTTATGCTGATAGATTGATGCATTCCGTAAATGGTTGATTCGAAAATCCAGTTTCCATAGAACATGCGGTCAGAACAGTTGTACTCCTTGATTTTGCCTTTGGATCTTGACTTGCATGTCTGCCTCCTTGATTTGTGCTTTTTGTTAGAATCTTTCCCATTCTCATGACATCATTTGGGATTGGTTTCCTGCAAGTAGAATTAAGTTATTGTCTATCATTAAAATTCATATTTAACAGTTACTACACTGTACAGTGATGAGGATTATCATATTCACATATTTGCCTACATTTGTTTGATTAAATGCCTTAGAGAATATTTTTAAGCTATAACATTTCCAATTGTTTACTCATTTAGAATATGAACTAGATTATGTCTTGGGGTTGTTAATACTTGAAATATCgaagagaaaatttaaaataatgaagTATGGTGCCTTCTTTTGCTTAGAAGCTTTGTTGATTAAGTCCTTTTATGCTAAGGAGTTGTTGCCAAAGCAGTAACAACTTGATGGGAGGgttgttactttaaatataatgtttgttttgattattATTTAAAGTTTATTGTATTGTATCTTTAAATTCGTAGTTACGTAATGGCAAAAAAAATCcattttatgtaacgaccgatttgatGTGCTCGCGTCGTTACCTTATTTTTTTTCTCATCTGCCcttccttattattaaataaccctcttttattctttttcctACCTTTTTATAATAATTCTACCTTCGTACATTACTTTTTCTTTGTAaaattgcaagtttattcttcatattgttggtgcatgacaTTGCGAAACAACAACAAATAATAGaatctatccaaatattatatatatcaaaacgatacagtacaatacattacaatacaatacgatacgatacgatacattacGAAATGGTATATAACAACCATCGAAACAAGCTGTATGTTGTCATAATAATTCTGAAAGTAAGTTGTCATAATAATTTGGAAATCTTTGCTGAGGACTGCATGCAGTAACTGTAGAGTAGATATTCCAAGTTTGACGTTTCCATTGCTTGAGCTTGTATGTGACACGTACGCCCTTTATATTCTTTCTTGTTCTAATGCTTAAGGTTGCTGTTGTGATCTTTTACAGTAGCTTGTAGAGATATAGCTGATCATCGTGAACTAGGGCTGTCTAAGCAGAGGATACTGGGTTCTTAAGGATTAAGGGTACCAGGAGggtactgtgatgttttaccatAGCTTTTAGATTTTCTGTTAGTTTTAGGGGTATTTTAAGACCAAAAGATAACGTTGAAGACAATTATGGACCAATAGGTTGAAGAAGGACAAATTTAAGACAAATCCAATAGGTTAAGGGCGTTTTTGGTCCTTTTCCGTTAATCATATAACTCCCAAACCATCCTTTAAGGTTGTATACACGCTCATATTAATATTTAGAGACTTATTTGATGTACGGGTATTAGAAATATGTTCCTATTATCCTATATAAGAAGTTCAGGGATGGTACATAAACAGAATATGTAGTATAAAACACCATCAATTTATCTCCTGGATCGTCATAATACGAGGGATACAAGTATGTATAGTGTCCCCACCTCATTACATTCAAAAATTTGAGATCAACAAAAATTCTCATTCGCCAACTTGTATCCGAAACTATCATGATTTTTATTATATATGATAAAAGACATATATTAGAAATAGGTAAAACCTACAACACTATAAGAAGAATTAATACATTATTGGTGGGGTTGACAGAAACTCAAATTTTTGATATCATTGCATCACTTTTGAGAAGGTTGATATGGAGTAGCAGTCAAGTATAAATCACTCTTTCTAGAACAAGTTGCTCCTGACGACTCAATCATGTCCAAGTCACATGGATTGATTCCAGTAGGGAGTTTCCAATCAAAATGATATAACAATTGAGCTAGTGGCAAATAAACATTAGCCAAACCAAATGATATCCCAGGACACATTCTTCTTCCACTACCAAATGGAAGATATTCAAAATTATTACCAATAAAATCCATAGAGTTGTGTTCAAATCTCTCTGGCTTAAAGCTTTCGACATCATCCCAATATTTTGGATCTCTTCCAATAGCCCAAACGTTAACCATAAGTTTTGTTTTCAATGAAATAGTGTAGCCGTTTATGTCTGTTTCTTCTCTTGATTCTCTTGGGAGCAAAAGGGGAAACGGAGGATGGAGTCTAAAAGTTTCTTTGATGACTAATTTTAGGTATTTCAACTCCTCGACATCATTTTCATCAAAAGTTTCTTTTCCTCTGAAGGCTTTTCTTACCTCTGCTTGAGCTTTAGCGAATACAGTTGGATTCTTCATCATTTCGACCATGGCCCAATCAATTGTGGTTGATGAAGTTTCTGTGCCCGCACCAAACATGTCCTTCATTTTGTAGCAAGTTAAAGTATTAAAATCTCACGCATGCTATTTATTTCGTACAAACGTTTTGACCAATTTCAGCTGAATATTTAAATAACTTATTTATACTAGGTTTGTGCTACTACCTTTATTCTACATCGAAAGAAACTTTTAAAAGTTCTAGGCCAAAATTATTTTCTACTCATGATATTTTGCTACTTATTTCATTATTATCATTGAAAGGCTAAGTTGTGGTCGTTGACATATGTTTTTTCATGGGACTTTTCAAATGTGTAAATTTAGTCATGAAAATAAGAGTAGTAGTCCTATTAAGAAAACCAACTTAACTGCCTCTTTAAGTAGCAAAATAATTATAGAAAAATGACAACTATGCTATTAGAGAAAGTACTAGGTGTATGCTTAAATCATAATACTTCCTTCGTTTCATTTTATATGGCAGTATTTGATTAGATATATAatgtttataaaaaaaaaaaaagacttttcgaACTTATGGTTTTAAACATGTCATGAATTTCTATAGCTATAAAGGCATGTCATTAAGGATATAATGAGAAgcttaaagttaaattatttctaatGGTAAAATTTGTCATTTTtttggaacaaactaaaaaaaaagtgTTATATAAAAGGGAACAGAAAGAGTAATAATAATGAGGGAAGAATGATGCAGTACACAATACTTACAAAAATAATAGCTTTGATGTTGTCGTTGGTGATTGGGAACTGAAGGCCTCCCTCTTTCATTAGTCTTAGCAGTACGTCAATTAAACCTTCACCTCCTAATTCATCATTATTCTTTCCAGTTGCAATTTTCTTGTGCTCATTGATAATTTTTTCAAGAATGGCATCTAACTCATGGTGTGCATCCATAACTTTAGCTTTCATCCCACTGAGCACATGAAGAAACTTCAATGAAGGAAATATATCAGCAATATCGAACCCTTCCATTAAGCTTGACACTTTTTTTACTAGTCGTGCAAATTCGTCTTGCTCCTTGTATTCTTGTCCAAAGGCTGATCTACATGTCATAGAGCTTGTGAATACAGAAATCCTTTTTGTTACATTAACAGGCTTACCAGAAGATGATCGAAAAAATTCAATCATACGAAAAACTTCATCTCGTCTAACTGAACTGAATGACCTAACATTTTTGGCACTAAGCAATTCCAAGAGACAAATTTTACGCATTTGTCTCCAGTAATCACCATAGGGGGAAAAGACAATGTCCGTCCCGTTGTAGCATACAATTTTGGCAGCTAAAAGTAAAGGCCGAGATGCAAAAGCGAGGTCATGAGTTTTTAGTACTTCTTTCGCCATCTCAGGAGAAGTAACAGCAACTACAGAAACTTCACCTAGTTGAAGGTGCATAAGTGGACCATATTTTTTGGCTAAATCTCCAAGGACATGATGTGGAGGTCCACCTAGCAAATGAAACATGTTTCCAAGTAAAGGTAATTTCCATGGACCTGGAGGCAATCTTTTGGTATGGCTATTGGAATTCTTCCATTTCCTTAATAAAAAGAGGAAAGACacaaaaaggaaaagggaaaagaagttgAAGTACTGCATTTTGGGAGAGTTAAATGGCTTGATAGGTTCTGCAATCTGTTGGAAATATATGCTCTTTTATAGGCTTTTTGTTGTGGCAAGAAATGGAATTCTTCTAGAGAAATATGACAGATGCACATTTCTGCAACTTTTTTATATTAATTTGGTGACGGAGATAGAAATAAAGAGAGAAAGAATTTTGGAACTTGTGACATTTGTATAGTTATTAAACTTTTAACTTGGAAATTGTAATCTTAAATGTCTCATGATATTTGTTTGGCTATAAAATCAAGTCATTAAAGgtaaaataagaaatttaaagttaaattatctTTGAATACAAAGATGAGTTCATTCGTTTTGGaacaaattaaaaagaaaatattgtCAGTTAAATGAAAACGAGGGAATAATTCTGTAGATGCCCCAATAAATTCATAGTAGACAGTCCTACTTACAAGGGTTTTGTGGCAATAATTAACTTCTCGTCCTAGTTATATTCAAATATGGCTGCTACAAAAGAAGGCAAATGTTTTTAAATCAATATAATAAAAAAAGTAGTCAAAAAATAAATCTGGTGGAGGCCAAAGACGCCAtatcatatttttatttattttttgtacaGCCGGACTACAACTTGTGCATTTGTCTTATTTTGATTGTCATAAAGGCTCcataaacatatatatatttggtGTATTTTGCATATGGTATGGACAATCGTTATGTCATTCATGAAAGGAACATATTTCTTATATAAGATGGTACCTCAATGGAGGTTAAAGTTAATTAAAGGTATAGGTTGTTGGAGTTAAGATTTTAAATTTATAGATTCTAAATTTTAGAGAAAAAATATATAAGTTCCCTTAAACTTGTCCGGAAAACTGGCTGGACACTAACTTTATTTACCCCTATTTTTGTTTGATGGAATAAATACCACCCCAAATATAAacataacaaaaaagaaaaggacaAAGAACTAAAGGCACGTAAATTCTAAAAAAAGAATGTGGGCCCTCTGATATGTGTATTAtccaataaaaaagaaaaaaaaagggccCCTAGTCCtcctttctccttcttcttcctcctcccccccccccccaaccaacAAACTCATTCCCTCTCCTTCTTCCCCATCCTCTCAAGCTCGCCATAGCTGCTCTTCAATCactatcttcttttttctttctttttctatttttttcctttcttcttctagATAAATTAAGGAGAGAAGAAACAACATTTTTCTAAATTGAAATCCTCAAGACTTGTTAGCAAATGATCTCTATTTGTCTTGAGCAAATACAGTAAATATTTCATTTCATCCTTTATTAGGTATCACAAAAACTCATGTAAATTGGTTGTCCATTGCACATCTAATAGtaattgggcaaaatcatcaaactTTGTCCATAATAAAATTTGAGTTAAAATGAAAAATTACGTTAACATATAATATTTCATCGAAAATAGAACAAACTACAGGAAAActcaattcaagaaaatgaaaaaggacGCTTCCAATCTTCTTCCCTGATGCCATTTTTGTGCTTGTTGATTTTAGTGATTAATTAGTGTATAAAAttataagtaaaggaaaagaaacaaaaaatcatgaataaacaaaaaaaaaacaaaaaagaataaaaatcaaaatttaaaTTATCTTTGACGTGGCGCTGACATGGCACCAACATCTCACATTGTGAGACTGGTGTTATAATCTCAGGGTGGTATTTATTCTACTTCAAACAAGAATAGGGGGACAAATAAATATGCGTAaagttgcagcgtgcaacctagTTTTTCGGTCAAGTTTAGGGGGAAACTGACGTATTTTTCCGATTTTAGAATGATAACTTGGTTCTAAAGTTAATATTCGTACATATTAATTGGTTGGACAATGTAGGATGTCAGTCACGGTCCTTATGATGTTGGGACATGGCACATGTCATACATTTGTGAGCAAATCAATATCAAATTATCTCGTGCGCATGCTATTTATTGTGTACAAAGTGTTTGATCAATTATACTGAATTATTCTAACAGCTCATTTATACTATACTTGTGTTACTACCTTTTGTTGTACATCGAAAGGAACTTTAATATTTTCAAGTCTGGAAAATTTATTTATCATGATATTTTGCTATTATTTCCTTATCTTAGAAATGCTAAATTGTGTTGGTACTTATTTCATTATACTTTTTCTTGTGATAGCAAAACTAATAGTCCTCTTTGAAGACTATCTGAATCAACTTTTTAAGTTGGTGGCTGGAAATCGAAGGCCTGCGTCTTTCATACTATATTCTTTGTCTATTACACAATTAAACTTTCTTCCAAGAAATAGTTCAGCTGGCTTTTAAGAACAAATACGAGGTAAGCGCGCAGTTCttttaattgattaattattatGGAGCTAAATAGAAATATAGTATCTTTTTATCAAAGCTTGTTAGTAAGCAGTTAAAGTAGAATTCAAGATTTTAAGCTTATGAGTTCTAGTTTGAGGCATGACAACATATTGAATCGGAATAAATTATATAGAATATGAACTAAAGTTATTAAATTCTGTTGAACTCGTAAGGAATGATGTACATCCGCCCTTGTAAGCACTGGAGCATGACCTAGAAGTCAATCAATTGCGGCTGCAAGAAGTTTGATAGGAACTTTTACATATTCAATAGCTTATTTACACTAGAATAGTGTTACACTACCTTCTGTTCAACACTCGACAGGAACTTTTACATTTTCAAgtctgaaattaattatttattctaataattttgtcacgatccaaaaattactaatcgtgatggcacctaactcaatCCACTAGATAAGCCAACTAACAAAAAATATAATCCAAATGAGATTATgggaaaaatagtgaaaaattATCTGAATATTTACAAATTAACCCAAGAACTGGTAGTacgaatcatgagcttctaagatttggaatttacaaagctgatacAAATAAATACACGATATGTTTGAAAGTTATATAAGCATATTAGcaaaatctaaagctaccaaaGACAAGTGACAGTTATATCCGGAGTGCACAAACATCTTTAGAGTCAGCTCCCGACATCACCAGCAGCTCCGCTCCaaaaatctgcacgcaaggtgcagaagtgtagtatgagtataaccgatccatgtacccagtaagtatcttgtctaacctcgtcgaagtagtgacaaagatttttagttaaaagatactCACTGATAAAAGCCTGCACTGAAAACTAGCAATAGAACTATACTATATAACATAAAGGAATACATGAAAGGAATATACAAAACAATAACTGAGTGTTAATAGAGATCACCATTTAGCTACCTCCAATACCTCGACCAATCTTTCCCTTAGAACGAAAATCAATAAACCACGACAGTCACTTCATAAGTTTCATAGCATGAGGAATGTACTTAGATATCAAGTCAATTacacggcaacacccttcgtacttttatcTCATTTTTACCCAATATACGTATAACAGTACCAATCGGATGACAAAAATACCGATAACAGAAATTATAAAGCAGGAAATACGCAAGTAGTAATAGTGAACGAGGATATACATGTGGGCAACAGAAATAGACTAGGCAGAAGGCATATGAGTAATGACAACAAATAAGAAAACACGGAATATCACTTCAGCTAACAAGTATGGTGGAGGCCTAGGTACAAGCATAACAAATAAGAAAGGAACACATGATCTTTACAAGTTAACAAGTAGAGACATGAATGACTAGCATGGTAGAAGACTTGTACTAAAGTGCAACTGAATAGATACGACATGAGTGTAattataacaacagaaaatagGCATCGTATTTGCAAGTTAAGCAAGTAGAAGGTATGAGCAACACAGTAAAAATTGAGATAGAGATCAATGACAGAACAATAGCAACAAGTCACATCAGATCTTTAATTACGACAATAACAGCTCAAGGTAACAACATG
This genomic stretch from Nicotiana sylvestris chromosome 9, ASM39365v2, whole genome shotgun sequence harbors:
- the LOC104216635 gene encoding premnaspirodiene oxygenase-like — encoded protein: MQYFNFFSLFLFVSFLFLLRKWKNSNSHTKRLPPGPWKLPLLGNMFHLLGGPPHHVLGDLAKKYGPLMHLQLGEVSVVAVTSPEMAKEVLKTHDLAFASRPLLLAAKIVCYNGTDIVFSPYGDYWRQMRKICLLELLSAKNVRSFSSVRRDEVFRMIEFFRSSSGKPVNVTKRISVFTSSMTCRSAFGQEYKEQDEFARLVKKVSSLMEGFDIADIFPSLKFLHVLSGMKAKVMDAHHELDAILEKIINEHKKIATGKNNDELGGEGLIDVLLRLMKEGGLQFPITNDNIKAIIFDMFGAGTETSSTTIDWAMVEMMKNPTVFAKAQAEVRKAFRGKETFDENDVEELKYLKLVIKETFRLHPPFPLLLPRESREETDINGYTISLKTKLMVNVWAIGRDPKYWDDVESFKPERFEHNSMDFIGNNFEYLPFGSGRRMCPGISFGLANVYLPLAQLLYHFDWKLPTGINPCDLDMIESSGATCSRKSDLYLTATPYQPSQK